Proteins from a single region of Phycisphaeraceae bacterium D3-23:
- a CDS encoding prepilin-type N-terminal cleavage/methylation domain-containing protein → MRRPHGFTLIELLVVISIIALLIAILLPALGAARRSARMTQCLNNHKQVGIGLTGHAVENKGNFPPNPGTGGNGLPYFYAFTTLNSDGTLFNLADVLLDHLSESPEVFVCPVAPPHEAPDPEGNISARWNYVYMANYNNSGYVSPIKNLTASSDDALWAEHTAFVAGWGNMRASHVRRASGVWDETGDSSLGPSYAQWSTDTTADVENVANVFADGSAQFLQLEEMYSRPTGFGQIYLPPNSEYPASN, encoded by the coding sequence ATGCGTCGCCCTCACGGCTTCACCCTTATCGAACTGCTCGTCGTCATCTCAATCATCGCGCTGCTGATCGCGATCCTCCTCCCTGCCCTGGGGGCGGCGAGACGCTCCGCACGCATGACCCAGTGCCTGAACAACCACAAGCAGGTCGGCATCGGACTCACCGGCCACGCCGTTGAAAACAAAGGCAACTTCCCACCCAATCCCGGCACCGGCGGAAACGGCCTGCCGTATTTTTACGCGTTCACTACGCTGAACTCTGACGGCACGCTGTTCAACCTCGCCGACGTCCTGCTCGACCATCTCAGCGAATCCCCCGAGGTCTTCGTCTGCCCGGTTGCCCCACCCCACGAAGCGCCTGACCCCGAGGGCAACATCAGCGCCCGATGGAACTATGTCTACATGGCAAACTACAACAACTCGGGCTACGTCTCGCCCATCAAGAACCTGACCGCATCGTCCGACGACGCGCTATGGGCAGAGCACACCGCCTTCGTCGCAGGCTGGGGTAACATGCGTGCCAGCCATGTCCGCCGCGCCTCGGGCGTGTGGGACGAGACAGGCGACTCTTCGCTCGGGCCGTCCTACGCGCAGTGGTCCACCGATACCACTGCAGACGTGGAAAATGTCGCCAATGTTTTTGCCGACGGCAGCGCACAGTTCCTACAGCTCGAGGAGATGTATAGCCGGCCCACAGGCTTTGGACAGATCTACCTCCCACCCAACAGCGAGTACCCCGCCAGCAACTGA
- a CDS encoding serine hydrolase, with the protein MLTRVRELIERGMADGLHVGGQVCVWRGEGCVADFGVGVVDVAGVGVVDVAAGGGAAPSTSRDREGADPRSGVDESQGPLPDGRGSSERNSIRPDSIALWMSSGKPVTAVAIAQLVEAGEVELDDEIAAFIPAFAPHGKEDITVRHLLTHTAGLRTADFRYPRDDWDTIIAAVCDRPPEDGWVTGEKAGYHTQTTWFILGELVRLVDGRPIDQYVREMIFEPLGMNDSWMGMPPAVYDGYAEQGRLMMMPNTAASGPGSKPSKSALMSKDWSTRPRPGGNCMGPIRELARFYRMLLGGGELDGVRILQPETVGLFTSRQREGMYDHTFKATVDWGLGFVMNSAQHAPRNSDGVPDLSRIPYGYGPHASRETFGHSGAQSSVGFADPGNDLAVAIVLNGMPGEAKHQRRMLPLLTALYAGLGLGDVS; encoded by the coding sequence ATGCTGACACGGGTGCGTGAACTGATCGAGCGGGGGATGGCGGACGGGCTGCACGTCGGGGGGCAGGTTTGTGTGTGGCGTGGGGAGGGATGTGTGGCGGATTTTGGGGTGGGGGTGGTTGATGTCGCGGGGGTGGGGGTGGTTGATGTCGCGGCGGGCGGTGGAGCAGCGCCATCAACGAGCCGCGACCGTGAGGGAGCGGACCCACGCAGCGGTGTTGACGAATCCCAGGGTCCGCTCCCTGACGGTCGCGGCTCGTCAGAGCGCAATTCGATTCGGCCCGACTCCATCGCGCTTTGGATGAGCAGCGGGAAGCCCGTCACGGCGGTGGCGATTGCGCAACTGGTCGAAGCCGGCGAGGTGGAGTTGGATGATGAAATCGCAGCTTTTATCCCGGCGTTTGCGCCGCATGGGAAAGAGGACATCACGGTGCGGCATCTCCTCACGCACACGGCCGGGCTGCGCACGGCCGACTTCCGCTACCCGCGCGACGACTGGGACACGATCATCGCCGCCGTCTGCGACCGCCCCCCGGAAGACGGGTGGGTGACTGGCGAAAAGGCCGGGTACCACACGCAGACGACGTGGTTCATCCTCGGCGAGTTGGTTCGTTTAGTCGATGGTCGGCCGATCGATCAATACGTGCGCGAGATGATCTTCGAGCCGCTCGGGATGAACGACTCGTGGATGGGCATGCCCCCGGCCGTGTACGACGGGTATGCCGAGCAGGGCCGGCTGATGATGATGCCCAACACGGCGGCGAGTGGCCCCGGCAGCAAGCCCAGCAAGAGCGCGCTGATGAGCAAGGACTGGTCGACGCGCCCGCGCCCCGGCGGGAACTGCATGGGCCCGATCCGCGAACTCGCGAGGTTTTATCGCATGCTGCTGGGCGGCGGCGAACTCGACGGCGTACGCATCTTGCAACCCGAAACCGTCGGGCTGTTCACGTCCCGCCAGCGCGAAGGCATGTACGACCACACGTTCAAGGCCACGGTCGACTGGGGGCTGGGCTTTGTGATGAACTCGGCCCAGCACGCCCCCCGGAATAGTGACGGCGTGCCCGACCTCTCGAGGATCCCCTACGGCTACGGGCCACATGCGTCGCGCGAAACGTTTGGCCACAGCGGGGCGCAGTCGTCGGTCGGCTTCGCGGACCCGGGCAACGACCTCGCGGTGGCGATCGTGCTCAACGGCATGCCCGGCGAGGCGAAGCACCAGCGGCGGATGCTCCCGTTGCTCACGGCGTTGTATGCGGGCCTGGGTTTGGGGGACGTCAGTTAG
- a CDS encoding metallophosphoesterase: MQYSAIVAAVLSSSVLCHTASAQQPWTLVGVGDTQVQVQTLAGGQVFRNNMQWVADHYADHNIAFVTQVGDIVQDGGYGAPNTPAPTLNNLQQWQRADAAMSILDATPVGWGTAVGNHELDWVDVRPGLVPSSNWWAGANPGMSTPASGFEVWKSYFGPETTGRFDGMSQFGGAAPNDLDSYYLYDGGGRQYLHLHLQLDVPDESLAWAQSVIDANPGVATIITTHVFEGTSFGPPNNPYLSGPGRNSANEVWDQLITENDQIFMVLSGHTGQAIDQTRINDTGNEVFTIVQDYAGYDRSGTIEGYIRLYEFDEANGVIHVQTYSPTLDTYLTGPSHEFDLPLDFADRFGPIPEPATGALLLTGLVLAHRRRAWRGAN, from the coding sequence ATGCAGTATTCCGCGATCGTTGCAGCCGTCCTTTCGTCGTCCGTCCTTTGCCACACGGCCAGCGCCCAGCAGCCCTGGACCCTCGTGGGCGTGGGCGACACCCAGGTACAGGTCCAGACCCTTGCGGGCGGCCAGGTCTTCCGCAACAACATGCAGTGGGTCGCCGACCACTACGCCGACCATAACATCGCGTTCGTCACGCAGGTCGGCGACATCGTTCAGGACGGGGGCTACGGTGCGCCCAATACCCCCGCGCCGACGCTCAACAATCTCCAACAATGGCAACGCGCCGACGCCGCGATGTCCATCCTCGACGCGACACCCGTCGGCTGGGGCACCGCCGTGGGCAACCACGAACTCGACTGGGTCGATGTCCGGCCGGGACTCGTACCCAGCTCCAACTGGTGGGCCGGCGCAAACCCGGGCATGAGCACACCCGCCAGCGGGTTCGAGGTATGGAAGTCGTACTTCGGACCCGAGACGACCGGCCGATTCGACGGCATGTCGCAGTTCGGCGGTGCCGCGCCCAACGACCTCGATTCCTACTACCTCTACGACGGCGGCGGCCGGCAGTACCTCCACCTCCACCTGCAGCTAGACGTCCCCGACGAGTCGCTCGCCTGGGCCCAGAGCGTCATCGACGCCAACCCCGGCGTCGCCACGATCATCACCACCCACGTCTTCGAGGGCACCAGCTTCGGCCCGCCCAACAACCCCTACCTCAGCGGCCCGGGACGAAACAGCGCCAACGAGGTCTGGGACCAGCTCATCACCGAGAACGACCAAATCTTCATGGTCCTCAGCGGCCACACCGGCCAGGCCATCGACCAGACCCGCATCAACGACACCGGCAACGAAGTCTTCACCATCGTCCAGGACTACGCCGGCTACGACCGAAGCGGCACGATCGAAGGATACATCCGCCTCTATGAATTCGACGAGGCCAACGGCGTCATCCACGTCCAGACCTACTCGCCCACACTCGACACCTACCTCACCGGCCCCTCCCACGAGTTTGACCTGCCCCTGGATTTTGCAGACCGCTTCGGGCCGATCCCCGAGCCCGCGACGGGCGCGCTGCTCCTGACAGGGCTCGTGCTGGCCCACCGCCGACGCGCCTGGCGCGGCGCTAACTGA
- the nuoF gene encoding NADH-quinone oxidoreductase subunit NuoF, whose amino-acid sequence MPLESPLLLSRIPSVPHGNPADRKTVLYDDYVKTGGYAALDQALGMEPKDIVTVVKDAELRGRGGAGFPAGMKWSFLPPQDGEPRYLAINADESEPATFKDQVLIEFDPHQTIEGIAICMRACQLDTAYFYIRGEYHHHRDIFENAIAEAYTHGVFGENSRMGKVNDRWPNLYLHRGAGAYICGEETALLESLEGKRGWPRIKPPFPAVSGAFGRPTIINNVETLATVPPIITNGADWFKTFGVPRPDGVPPHVPASYGTKLFGVSGPVKHPGVFEEHLGLKLSDAIEDYCGGMQTGKKYKGAIPGGISMGVLGRDQYEAELDFDVGKKYQVLGLGTACVTVIPEDVSMVAMARNCARFYSHESCGQCTPCREGGNWLYKVLCRVEAGDGTTKDLDLLLEVAGSMGSMPGTTICGLADGANWAVRTIMNKFWDEFEAAVSKDRFVSLAVVGQ is encoded by the coding sequence ATGCCGCTTGAATCCCCCCTCCTCCTCAGCCGTATCCCCAGTGTCCCGCACGGCAACCCCGCCGACCGCAAGACCGTGCTCTACGACGACTACGTCAAGACCGGCGGCTACGCGGCGCTCGACCAGGCCCTGGGCATGGAGCCCAAGGACATCGTCACCGTCGTCAAAGACGCCGAGCTGCGCGGACGCGGCGGCGCGGGCTTCCCCGCCGGGATGAAGTGGTCCTTCCTCCCGCCCCAGGACGGCGAGCCGCGCTACCTCGCGATTAACGCCGACGAGTCCGAGCCCGCGACCTTCAAAGACCAGGTCCTCATCGAGTTCGACCCGCACCAGACCATCGAAGGCATCGCGATCTGCATGCGCGCCTGCCAGCTCGACACCGCCTACTTCTACATCCGCGGCGAGTACCACCACCACCGCGACATCTTCGAGAACGCGATCGCCGAGGCCTACACCCACGGCGTCTTCGGCGAGAACTCCCGCATGGGCAAGGTCAACGACCGCTGGCCCAACCTCTACCTCCACCGCGGCGCGGGCGCGTACATCTGCGGCGAAGAAACGGCGCTCCTCGAATCCCTCGAAGGCAAGCGCGGCTGGCCCCGCATCAAGCCGCCCTTCCCCGCCGTGTCCGGCGCGTTCGGTCGGCCGACCATCATCAACAACGTCGAGACCCTCGCCACCGTCCCGCCCATCATCACAAACGGCGCGGACTGGTTCAAGACCTTCGGCGTCCCACGGCCCGACGGCGTGCCGCCCCACGTCCCCGCGTCGTATGGCACCAAGCTCTTCGGCGTCTCGGGCCCCGTCAAACACCCCGGCGTCTTCGAGGAACACCTCGGCCTCAAACTCTCCGACGCCATCGAAGACTACTGCGGCGGCATGCAGACCGGCAAGAAATACAAAGGCGCTATTCCGGGCGGCATCAGCATGGGCGTGCTGGGCCGGGACCAGTACGAGGCCGAGCTCGATTTCGATGTCGGCAAGAAGTACCAGGTGCTCGGGCTGGGCACCGCGTGCGTCACCGTCATCCCCGAGGACGTGTCGATGGTCGCGATGGCCCGCAACTGCGCCCGGTTCTACAGCCACGAGTCGTGCGGCCAATGCACCCCCTGCCGCGAGGGCGGCAACTGGCTCTACAAAGTGCTCTGCCGCGTCGAAGCCGGCGACGGCACGACCAAGGACCTCGACCTGCTCTTAGAAGTCGCAGGCTCCATGGGCTCGATGCCCGGCACGACAATCTGCGGCCTGGCCGACGGCGCGAACTGGGCCGTGCGTACGATCATGAACAAGTTCTGGGACGAGTTCGAGGCGGCGGTGAGCAAGGACCGGTTTGTGTCGCTGGCGGTGGTGGGGCAGTGA
- a CDS encoding metallophosphoesterase yields MPLIESHSTRRSFLGRTGLALAGGCLAGRLPLAFAHADDDAPSPIIRLGLITDVHYADIDTRGNRHYRDSLGKMRAAVAGLNELGIDHAVVMGDLIDSANDLEGEINHLRTIDAEYARLDAERHYILGNHCVHTLTKDEFIENSGMESPHSAFDLAGVRFIILDSCFTSEGEPYQRGNFDWTDANLPEEQLDWFEAQLDDAAGPVVVLTHQRIDGLDVHHNVRNGAAARALMEASGKVVLVMSGHSHTNMHEQVNGIDYVVVRAMVEGAGEDNNSFGRLLVYEDHSLKIEGHVQQADVELTPAED; encoded by the coding sequence ATGCCGCTGATCGAATCACACTCCACCCGCCGATCCTTCCTCGGCCGCACCGGCCTGGCCCTGGCCGGCGGCTGCCTGGCGGGGCGTCTCCCGCTCGCGTTTGCACACGCCGATGATGATGCCCCATCGCCGATCATCCGCCTCGGGCTCATCACGGATGTCCACTACGCCGACATCGACACCCGCGGCAACCGCCACTACCGCGACTCGCTGGGCAAGATGCGCGCCGCCGTCGCCGGGCTCAACGAGCTGGGCATCGATCACGCCGTCGTCATGGGCGACCTCATCGACTCCGCCAACGACCTCGAAGGCGAAATCAACCACCTCCGCACGATCGACGCCGAGTACGCCCGGCTCGACGCCGAACGCCACTACATCCTCGGCAACCATTGTGTCCACACACTGACCAAAGACGAGTTCATCGAGAACAGCGGGATGGAATCGCCCCACAGCGCCTTCGACCTCGCCGGCGTCCGGTTCATCATCCTCGACTCCTGCTTTACCTCCGAGGGCGAGCCGTACCAGCGTGGGAACTTCGACTGGACCGATGCGAACCTGCCCGAGGAACAACTCGACTGGTTCGAGGCGCAGCTCGACGATGCCGCCGGCCCCGTCGTCGTCCTCACGCACCAGCGTATCGACGGGCTCGACGTCCACCACAACGTCCGCAACGGCGCGGCCGCCCGCGCCCTCATGGAGGCCTCGGGCAAAGTCGTGCTTGTCATGTCCGGCCACTCGCACACAAACATGCACGAGCAGGTCAACGGCATCGACTACGTCGTCGTCCGCGCGATGGTCGAAGGCGCGGGCGAAGACAACAACAGCTTCGGCCGGCTGCTCGTCTACGAAGACCACTCGCTGAAGATCGAGGGCCACGTCCAGCAGGCCGACGTCGAGCTGACACCGGCCGAAGACTAA
- the nuoE gene encoding NADH-quinone oxidoreductase subunit NuoE, whose protein sequence is MAWITKNSSAPIADKREEPYLSQETKDHFEAEIIPRYPTRQAATIPLLHAIQHDHNWLPVQAMEEAAEFLGIPASAVMDTATFYEEFFLHPRGKYTVWVCQSISCEIMGNIQLVDKLSETLGIVPGETTDDGKFTLMNVECIGACGGAPCALVNEKLHENLTVDNVDQILAGLD, encoded by the coding sequence ATGGCTTGGATCACTAAAAACTCGTCCGCCCCGATCGCCGACAAGCGCGAAGAACCCTACCTCTCCCAAGAGACCAAGGACCACTTCGAGGCCGAGATCATCCCGCGCTACCCCACCCGGCAGGCGGCGACGATCCCGCTGCTCCACGCGATCCAGCACGACCACAACTGGCTCCCCGTCCAGGCGATGGAAGAGGCCGCCGAGTTCCTGGGCATCCCCGCCTCGGCCGTGATGGACACCGCGACGTTCTACGAAGAGTTCTTCCTCCACCCCCGGGGCAAGTACACCGTCTGGGTCTGCCAGTCCATCTCCTGCGAGATCATGGGTAACATCCAACTCGTCGACAAACTCAGCGAGACGCTCGGCATCGTCCCCGGCGAAACCACTGACGACGGCAAGTTCACCCTCATGAACGTCGAGTGCATCGGCGCCTGCGGCGGCGCGCCATGCGCCCTGGTTAACGAAAAACTCCACGAAAACCTCACCGTCGATAACGTCGACCAGATCCTCGCAGGCCTCGACTAA